In Vogesella indigofera, a single window of DNA contains:
- a CDS encoding class I SAM-dependent methyltransferase, producing MVDVSAFANRLAKNYKHYAKWARRNELDAWRVYDRDVPQFPLIIDVYGQRIHLQEYDTGWQIEESEYVAWIAAVQQAISDITGVQLWNIALKTRRRQKGESQYEKTGRDGEDFVVAEQGQRFWVNLDAYLDTGLFLDHRNTRKRVRDEAAGKRFLNLFAYTGSFTVYAANGGAVSSETVDLSNTYQAWSRRNFELNGLDLEKHQLIRDDVFQYLEDAAYAGKQFDLIVMDPPSFSNSKKMMDELDVQRDQVKLVDGAMRLLAPDGVLYFSNNLRSFTLDERLIADYAVQDISAQSVPEDFRNKKIHQCWRIRHRH from the coding sequence ATGGTTGACGTTTCCGCCTTTGCCAACCGGCTTGCCAAGAACTACAAGCACTACGCCAAATGGGCGCGCCGCAACGAGCTGGACGCCTGGCGCGTCTACGACCGCGACGTGCCGCAGTTTCCGCTGATCATCGATGTCTACGGCCAGCGCATCCACCTGCAGGAATACGACACCGGCTGGCAGATCGAGGAATCCGAGTACGTGGCGTGGATCGCCGCGGTGCAGCAGGCGATCAGCGACATCACCGGCGTGCAGCTGTGGAACATCGCGCTGAAGACGCGCCGCCGCCAGAAGGGCGAAAGCCAGTACGAGAAGACCGGTCGCGACGGCGAGGACTTCGTGGTGGCCGAGCAGGGGCAGCGTTTCTGGGTCAACCTCGACGCCTACCTCGACACCGGCCTGTTCCTCGATCACCGCAACACCCGCAAGCGGGTGCGCGACGAGGCCGCCGGCAAGCGCTTTCTCAACCTGTTCGCCTACACCGGCAGCTTTACCGTGTATGCGGCCAACGGTGGCGCGGTCAGTAGCGAGACGGTGGACCTGTCCAACACCTACCAGGCGTGGAGCCGGCGCAACTTCGAACTCAACGGCCTCGATCTGGAAAAGCACCAGCTGATCCGCGACGACGTGTTCCAGTATCTGGAAGACGCCGCCTATGCCGGCAAGCAGTTCGACCTGATCGTGATGGACCCGCCCAGCTTCTCCAACTCAAAGAAGATGATGGACGAGCTGGACGTGCAGCGCGACCAGGTCAAGCTGGTCGACGGCGCGATGCGGCTGCTGGCGCCGGACGGCGTGCTGTACTTCTCCAACAACCTGCGCAGTTTCACGCTGGACGAGAGGTTGATCGCCGACTACGCGGTGCAGGACATCAGCGCGCAGTCGGTGCCGGAGGACTTCCGTAACAAGAAGATCCACCAGTGCTGGCGCATCCGCCATCGTCACTGA
- a CDS encoding peptide ABC transporter ATP-binding protein produces MSQTVLQARDLTRHYEVSQGFMKPKAVVKALNGVSFELQAGKTLAVVGESGCGKSTLARQLTLIEAPTAGSLVLDGVDIASAGKAELKALRSKVQMVFQNPYASLNPRQKVGDQLGEPLLINTKLTAKEREDKVKAMMKRVGLRPEHYYRYPHMFSGGQRQRIAIARAMMLQPQIVIADEPTSALDVSIQAQVLNLFMDLQEEFNTAYVFISHNLAVVEHVADDLMVMYLGRAVEVGSKEVIYAKPLHPYTQALLSATPSIYPEDRSIKIKIHGELPSPLNPPSGCAFHKRCPYATELCGREVPQLRALEGREVACHHAETINA; encoded by the coding sequence ATGAGCCAGACTGTATTGCAGGCTCGCGACCTGACCCGTCACTACGAGGTGTCGCAGGGCTTCATGAAACCGAAGGCCGTGGTCAAGGCGCTGAACGGCGTGTCGTTTGAACTGCAGGCCGGCAAGACGCTGGCCGTGGTCGGCGAGTCCGGCTGCGGCAAGTCCACGCTGGCGCGGCAGCTGACACTGATCGAGGCGCCGACCGCCGGTTCGCTGGTGCTGGACGGCGTCGACATCGCCAGTGCCGGCAAGGCCGAACTGAAAGCGCTGCGCAGCAAGGTGCAGATGGTGTTCCAGAACCCGTACGCCTCGCTCAACCCGCGGCAGAAGGTCGGTGACCAGCTGGGCGAGCCGCTGCTGATCAACACCAAGCTGACGGCCAAGGAGCGCGAAGACAAGGTCAAGGCGATGATGAAGCGCGTCGGCCTGCGTCCCGAGCACTACTATCGCTACCCGCACATGTTCTCCGGCGGCCAGCGCCAGCGTATCGCCATCGCCCGCGCCATGATGCTGCAGCCGCAGATCGTGATCGCCGACGAGCCGACCTCGGCACTGGACGTGTCGATCCAGGCGCAGGTACTGAACCTGTTCATGGACCTGCAGGAAGAGTTCAACACCGCCTACGTGTTCATCTCGCACAACCTGGCGGTGGTGGAGCACGTCGCCGACGACCTGATGGTGATGTACCTCGGCCGCGCGGTGGAGGTGGGTAGCAAGGAAGTGATCTACGCCAAGCCGCTGCATCCCTATACCCAGGCGCTGCTGTCGGCGACACCGTCGATCTATCCGGAAGACCGCAGCATCAAGATCAAGATCCACGGCGAGCTGCCCAGCCCGCTCAACCCGCCGAGCGGCTGCGCCTTCCACAAGCGCTGCCCTTACGCGACCGAGCTGTGCGGCAGGGAAGTACCGCAATTGCGCGCCCTCGAAGGCCGCGAAGTGGCGTGCCATCATGCGGAAACCATCAACGCCTGA
- the coaD gene encoding pantetheine-phosphate adenylyltransferase: MTNSRKGKHQLKRAVYAGSFDPVTNGHLWMIREAVELFDEVVVAIGVNPEKHCTFSVDERLDMLRAVTRGFSKLRVEVFENQFLVNYAQSIEANYIIRGIRTASDYEYERTMRYINSDLHADITTIFLLPPREYAEVSSTMVKGLMGPQGWEQMIRQYVPEPVYRRLVAYHERQQAALNND; this comes from the coding sequence ATGACAAATAGTCGCAAAGGAAAGCATCAATTGAAGCGCGCCGTCTATGCCGGTAGTTTTGACCCGGTGACCAACGGGCATTTGTGGATGATTCGCGAGGCCGTGGAACTGTTTGACGAGGTGGTGGTGGCCATCGGCGTCAATCCGGAAAAACATTGCACCTTCAGCGTGGACGAGCGTCTGGACATGCTGCGTGCCGTCACGCGCGGCTTTTCCAAGCTGCGGGTCGAGGTGTTCGAGAACCAGTTCCTGGTCAACTACGCGCAGAGCATTGAAGCCAACTACATCATTCGCGGCATCCGCACCGCCAGCGACTACGAGTACGAGCGCACCATGCGCTACATCAATTCCGACCTGCACGCCGACATCACCACCATCTTCCTGCTGCCGCCGCGCGAGTACGCCGAGGTATCCTCCACCATGGTCAAGGGCCTGATGGGGCCGCAGGGCTGGGAACAGATGATCCGCCAGTACGTGCCGGAACCGGTATACCGCCGCCTGGTGGCCTATCATGAACGGCAGCAGGCCGCGCTGAACAACGACTAG
- a CDS encoding LysR substrate-binding domain-containing protein yields MIRFRQIEAFRSLMDTGTTVGAARRMHITQPAVSRLIADLEADLGFRLFNRTKGRMEPTTAAVRFQLAVEENFLGLERLRKAAETIRKDETQALSVACMPVLSTTLLPLILKEFFKMQPDVPVNIDSVGNAEVLVRLQDLKVDVALSLAFPAIAGIEVEPILQAEVLCALPAGHRLCDREVITPADLVGENVIGWIPNRPLSQGQEDKYFPQDIEKPRFPIRTHTSHTRYAMVAHGLGVSIVEPFGAQVWEKHGIVVKPFQTEATHDYVLAYPSTGRRSTLVHDFRTATMKVIQDPALVPWQHAAGQ; encoded by the coding sequence ATGATCCGTTTTCGCCAAATTGAGGCATTCCGCTCGTTAATGGACACCGGCACCACGGTGGGCGCGGCGCGGCGCATGCACATCACCCAGCCGGCGGTCAGCCGCCTGATCGCCGACCTGGAGGCAGACCTCGGCTTTCGCCTGTTCAACCGCACCAAGGGCCGCATGGAGCCAACCACCGCGGCGGTGCGCTTCCAGCTGGCGGTCGAGGAGAACTTCCTCGGCCTCGAACGCCTGCGCAAGGCCGCCGAAACCATCCGCAAGGACGAGACCCAGGCGCTGAGCGTCGCCTGCATGCCGGTGCTGTCCACCACGCTATTGCCTTTGATTCTAAAAGAGTTTTTCAAGATGCAGCCGGATGTGCCGGTCAACATCGACTCGGTCGGCAATGCCGAGGTACTGGTACGGCTGCAGGACCTGAAAGTGGACGTCGCACTCAGCCTCGCCTTCCCCGCCATCGCCGGCATCGAGGTGGAGCCAATCCTGCAGGCGGAGGTGCTGTGCGCGCTGCCGGCCGGACACCGACTGTGCGACAGAGAGGTGATCACCCCTGCCGACCTCGTCGGCGAGAACGTGATCGGCTGGATACCCAACCGCCCACTCAGCCAGGGCCAGGAAGACAAATACTTCCCGCAAGACATTGAAAAACCTAGGTTTCCGATCCGCACCCACACCTCACACACCCGCTACGCGATGGTGGCGCACGGTCTCGGCGTCTCCATCGTCGAGCCGTTTGGCGCCCAGGTCTGGGAAAAACATGGCATTGTCGTAAAGCCTTTCCAGACCGAGGCCACCCACGATTACGTGCTGGCCTACCCCAGCACCGGCCGCCGCTCCACTCTGGTGCACGACTTCCGCACCGCCACCATGAAGGTGATCCAGGACCCGGCGCTGGTACCGTGGCAGCATGCTGCCGGCCAGTAA
- a CDS encoding ABC transporter ATP-binding protein, with product MSLLQIKNLSVEFGSEKNPFRAVEGLDLSVDQGEIVGIVGESGSGKSVTMMAMMGLLEGQGRIVADELTFDGKNLLTISARERRKIVGKDIAMIFQDPMTSLNPSYTVGYQIMEVLKVHQGLRGAELKARALELMELVEIPAAKTRLEAYPHQLSGGMSQRVMIAVALACNPKLLIADEPTTALDVTIQAQIMDLLVNLQKERNMALLMITHDLAVIAEVAHRVAVMYAGQVAEEGTVPQLFRHPVHPYTQALLSSIPEHSKGARRLVTLPGIVPGQYDRPSGCLLSPRCPYAQERCRNERPGITAHEHGAVRCFYPLFEKKEAP from the coding sequence ATGAGTCTGTTGCAAATCAAGAACCTCTCGGTCGAGTTCGGCTCCGAGAAAAACCCGTTCCGCGCCGTGGAAGGGCTGGACCTGTCGGTCGACCAGGGCGAGATCGTCGGCATCGTTGGCGAATCCGGTTCCGGCAAGTCCGTCACCATGATGGCGATGATGGGCCTCTTGGAAGGGCAGGGCCGCATCGTCGCCGACGAGCTGACCTTCGACGGCAAGAACCTGCTGACCATCAGCGCCAGGGAACGTCGCAAGATCGTCGGCAAGGACATCGCCATGATCTTCCAGGACCCGATGACCTCGCTCAACCCGAGTTACACCGTCGGCTACCAGATCATGGAAGTGCTGAAGGTGCACCAGGGTCTGCGCGGCGCCGAACTGAAGGCGCGTGCACTGGAACTGATGGAACTGGTGGAGATTCCGGCGGCGAAGACCCGTCTTGAAGCCTATCCGCACCAGCTGTCCGGCGGCATGAGCCAGCGCGTGATGATCGCGGTGGCACTGGCCTGTAACCCCAAGCTGCTGATTGCCGACGAGCCGACCACCGCGCTGGACGTCACCATCCAGGCGCAGATCATGGATCTGCTGGTCAACCTGCAAAAAGAACGCAATATGGCGCTGCTGATGATCACCCACGATCTAGCGGTGATTGCCGAGGTGGCACACCGCGTGGCGGTGATGTACGCCGGTCAGGTGGCGGAAGAGGGCACCGTGCCGCAGCTGTTCCGTCACCCGGTGCATCCGTATACCCAGGCGCTGCTGTCCTCCATTCCGGAACACAGCAAGGGTGCACGCCGGCTGGTAACCCTGCCCGGCATCGTGCCCGGCCAGTACGACCGCCCCAGCGGCTGCCTGCTGTCGCCGCGCTGCCCGTACGCGCAGGAACGTTGCCGCAACGAGCGTCCCGGCATCACCGCGCACGAGCATGGTGCCGTGCGTTGCTTCTACCCGCTATTCGAGAAGAAGGAGGCCCCATGA
- a CDS encoding ABC transporter permease subunit, translating to MTSISTAPTAAPVEELAAGYPSPLKEFWQGFSHNKGAVAGLVFMSIVAVCALFAPWIAPYDPIEQFRDYFLTPPAWADGGSSQFLLGTDELGRDILSRLIYGARLSLLIGLVSVVMALIPGVVMGLLAAFFPKALGTLIMRLMDVMMALPSLLLAVAIMAILGPGLVNAMIAIAVVSLPAYVRLTRASAMTELNRDYVTASRVAGAGLFRLMFVTVLPNCMAPLIVHATMSFSSAILEIAALGFLGLGVQPPTPEWGTMLASARDYMDSAWWVVTLPGLTILVSVLSINLMGDGLRDALDPKMKRAA from the coding sequence ATGACATCTATTTCTACTGCGCCCACCGCGGCGCCGGTTGAAGAGCTGGCCGCCGGCTATCCTTCGCCGCTCAAGGAGTTCTGGCAGGGCTTCTCCCACAACAAGGGCGCCGTCGCCGGGCTGGTGTTCATGTCCATCGTCGCGGTCTGTGCGCTGTTTGCGCCGTGGATCGCGCCGTACGACCCGATCGAACAGTTCCGCGACTACTTCCTGACACCGCCGGCCTGGGCCGACGGTGGCAGCAGCCAGTTCCTGCTCGGTACCGATGAGCTGGGCCGCGACATCCTGTCGCGCCTGATCTACGGCGCGCGCCTGTCGCTGCTGATCGGTCTGGTGTCGGTGGTAATGGCACTGATTCCCGGCGTGGTGATGGGCCTGCTGGCCGCCTTCTTCCCCAAGGCGCTGGGCACCCTGATCATGCGCCTGATGGACGTGATGATGGCCTTGCCGTCGCTGCTGCTGGCGGTGGCGATCATGGCCATCCTCGGGCCGGGCCTGGTCAACGCGATGATCGCCATTGCCGTGGTGTCGCTGCCGGCCTATGTGCGCCTGACGCGTGCCTCGGCGATGACCGAACTGAACCGCGACTACGTGACCGCCTCGCGCGTCGCCGGTGCCGGCCTGTTCCGTCTGATGTTCGTCACCGTGCTGCCCAACTGCATGGCGCCGCTGATCGTGCACGCCACCATGAGCTTCTCCTCCGCCATCCTGGAAATCGCCGCCCTGGGCTTCCTTGGCCTCGGCGTACAGCCGCCGACGCCGGAGTGGGGCACCATGCTGGCCTCGGCGCGTGACTACATGGACAGCGCCTGGTGGGTGGTCACCCTGCCGGGTCTGACCATCCTGGTGTCGGTGTTGTCGATCAACCTGATGGGCGACGGCCTGCGCGATGCGCTGGACCCGAAAATGAAGCGCGCGGCGTAA
- a CDS encoding ABC transporter permease subunit codes for MFFFILRRLGVLIPTFFGITLITFSLIRMIPGDPIEVMMGERSLDPALHAAAMKRLGLDQPLYIQYFDYISNLFQGNLGASLKTQQSVWSEFTTLFPATLELALCALVFATVCGLLAGVVAAIKRGSIFDHGVMGISLTGFSMPIFWWGLILIMLFSVQLGWTPVSGRLDLAFDVQPDTGFMLIDAWRAEMADPEYNAGAFKDAVMHLILPAIVLGTIPLAVIARMTRSSMLEVLREDYVRTARAKGLSPVRVIFIHTLRNALIPVLTVIGLQVGTLMGGAVLTETIFSWPGIGKWLIDAIGRRDYPVVQNGILIVATLVIVTNFIVDILYGIANPRIRHAK; via the coding sequence ATGTTTTTCTTTATCCTGCGTCGTCTTGGCGTGCTGATTCCGACATTTTTCGGCATCACGCTGATTACCTTCAGCCTGATCCGCATGATCCCGGGCGATCCCATCGAAGTGATGATGGGGGAGCGTTCGCTTGACCCTGCCCTGCACGCGGCGGCGATGAAGCGTCTGGGTCTGGATCAGCCGCTGTATATCCAGTATTTCGACTACATCAGCAATCTGTTCCAGGGCAATCTGGGCGCCTCGCTGAAAACCCAGCAAAGCGTGTGGAGCGAGTTCACCACCCTGTTCCCGGCGACGCTGGAACTGGCGCTGTGCGCGCTGGTGTTCGCCACCGTCTGTGGCCTGCTGGCCGGCGTGGTGGCGGCGATCAAGCGCGGCTCCATCTTCGACCACGGCGTGATGGGCATCTCGCTGACCGGCTTCTCGATGCCGATCTTCTGGTGGGGCCTGATCCTGATCATGCTGTTCTCGGTACAGCTGGGCTGGACCCCGGTTTCCGGCCGCCTCGATCTCGCCTTCGACGTGCAGCCCGATACCGGCTTCATGCTGATCGACGCCTGGCGCGCCGAAATGGCCGATCCCGAATACAACGCCGGCGCCTTCAAGGACGCGGTGATGCACCTGATCCTGCCGGCCATCGTGCTGGGTACCATCCCGCTGGCGGTGATCGCGCGGATGACGCGCTCGTCGATGCTGGAAGTGCTGCGCGAAGACTACGTGCGCACCGCCCGCGCCAAGGGCCTGTCGCCGGTGCGCGTGATCTTCATCCACACCCTGCGCAACGCGCTGATCCCGGTGCTGACCGTGATCGGGTTGCAGGTGGGCACGCTGATGGGCGGCGCGGTGCTGACCGAGACCATCTTCTCTTGGCCCGGCATCGGCAAGTGGCTGATCGACGCCATCGGCCGTCGCGACTACCCGGTGGTGCAGAACGGCATCCTGATCGTGGCCACGCTGGTGATCGTCACCAACTTCATCGTAGACATCCTGTACGGCATCGCGAACCCGCGCATCCGTCATGCCAAGTAA
- a CDS encoding beta-ketoacyl-ACP synthase III, whose product MYKVVISGTGLFTPPHAVSNEALVVAFNQYVADFNAAHAAQIAGGEIAALTESSAEFIEKASGIKQRYLMDAAGVLDSRRMAPSLPERDNDALSVQAEMAVAAAREALARAGRTAADIDMVIVACSNMPRPYPALSIEVQQALGINGYAFDMNVACSSATFGIQTAVGAIASGQARAVLMVNPEICSAHLNFRDRDSHFIFGDACTAVLLERAELATAAQRFEVVDCKLATLFSNNIRNNFGFLNRCDERGIGALDKLFVQQGRKVFKEVCPMVGEHIVAHLHSQAIQPGDVKRFWLHQANLSMNQLIARRVLGRDAEAAEAPVILDRYANTSSAGSVIALHLHHEDMAAGDLGVLSSFGAGYSVGSVILRKC is encoded by the coding sequence ATGTATAAGGTTGTCATCAGCGGCACCGGCCTGTTTACCCCGCCCCACGCCGTCAGCAACGAGGCCCTGGTGGTGGCCTTCAACCAGTACGTCGCCGACTTCAACGCCGCGCACGCGGCACAGATTGCCGGCGGCGAGATCGCGGCTCTGACCGAGTCCAGCGCCGAATTCATCGAGAAGGCCTCCGGCATCAAGCAACGCTACCTGATGGATGCCGCCGGCGTGCTCGACAGCCGGCGCATGGCGCCATCGCTGCCGGAGCGCGACAACGACGCGCTGTCGGTGCAGGCGGAGATGGCGGTGGCGGCGGCGCGCGAGGCGCTGGCCCGCGCCGGGCGCACGGCGGCGGACATCGACATGGTGATCGTGGCCTGCTCCAATATGCCGCGGCCGTACCCGGCGCTGTCGATCGAGGTGCAACAGGCGCTGGGCATCAATGGTTACGCCTTCGACATGAACGTCGCCTGCTCCTCGGCCACCTTCGGCATCCAGACCGCGGTCGGTGCCATCGCCAGCGGCCAGGCGCGCGCGGTGCTGATGGTGAACCCGGAGATCTGCTCGGCGCACCTCAACTTCCGCGACCGCGACAGCCATTTCATCTTCGGCGACGCCTGCACCGCGGTGCTGCTGGAGCGTGCCGAGCTGGCCACGGCGGCGCAGCGCTTCGAGGTGGTGGACTGCAAGCTGGCGACGCTGTTCTCCAACAATATCCGCAACAACTTCGGCTTCCTCAACCGTTGCGACGAACGCGGCATCGGTGCGCTGGACAAGCTGTTCGTGCAGCAGGGGCGCAAGGTATTTAAAGAGGTGTGTCCGATGGTGGGCGAACACATCGTCGCGCACCTGCACAGTCAGGCCATCCAGCCTGGCGACGTGAAGCGCTTCTGGCTGCACCAGGCCAACCTGAGCATGAACCAGCTGATCGCGCGCCGCGTGCTCGGGCGCGATGCCGAGGCCGCCGAGGCGCCGGTGATCCTCGACCGCTACGCCAATACCAGCTCCGCCGGCTCGGTGATCGCGCTGCACCTGCATCATGAAGACATGGCCGCCGGTGACCTTGGCGTGCTGTCGTCGTTCGGTGCCGGCTACTCGGTGGGCAGCGTGATCCTGCGCAAATGCTGA
- a CDS encoding ABC transporter substrate-binding protein, with amino-acid sequence MRVAKHLLLAAGLTAAASAAQAAGTLIYCSEASPEGFDSAQYTGGSTFDAAGHAMFNRLIEFKAGSTNIEPGLAESWTSSPDGLTYTFKLRKGVKFHTTEYFTPSRDFNADDVVFSFMRMIDKNHPFRKAYNVEFPYASDTGLDSNITAVEKTDPYTVVFKLKAPDADLLAKIAMPFASILSAEFGDKLMKEGKASMINQQPVGTGPFILKRYQKDAQIRYAANKQYWKKGDVKVDNLIFAITTDPSVRAQKMKAGECQIMSYPKPQDLAGMKADPALKMLSAPGFNIGYLAYNVEKPQLKKLEVRQALDMAINRKAIIDAVYQGQGQEAANPFPASLWSYNKSLRNQPTDIAKAKALLAKAGYPNGFEITLWAMPVQRPYNPNAKLMAEMIQADWAKIGVKAKITSYEWGEYLKRMKNGEHDAGLIGWTGDYASPDNFLGVLLTCEAIGGSNYARYCSKAFDKEVLGARKSTDLKQRTAMYAKAQEIFKKDMPWSTIAHSVVNQPMRKEVNGFKISPFGDYSFKGVSVK; translated from the coding sequence ATGCGAGTTGCTAAACACCTTTTGCTGGCCGCCGGTCTGACTGCCGCGGCATCCGCCGCCCAGGCTGCAGGGACACTGATCTACTGCTCCGAAGCCAGCCCTGAAGGCTTCGATTCCGCACAATACACTGGCGGCTCTACCTTTGACGCTGCCGGTCACGCCATGTTCAACCGCCTGATCGAGTTCAAGGCCGGCTCCACCAATATCGAGCCGGGTCTGGCCGAGTCGTGGACTTCGTCGCCGGACGGCCTGACTTACACCTTCAAGCTGCGCAAGGGCGTCAAGTTCCACACCACCGAATACTTCACCCCGTCCCGCGATTTCAACGCCGATGACGTGGTGTTCAGCTTCATGCGGATGATCGACAAGAACCATCCGTTCCGCAAAGCGTACAACGTTGAATTCCCGTACGCGTCCGATACCGGCCTGGACAGCAATATCACCGCCGTCGAGAAGACCGATCCGTACACCGTGGTGTTCAAGCTGAAGGCACCGGATGCCGACCTGCTGGCCAAGATCGCGATGCCGTTCGCGTCCATCCTGTCTGCCGAATTCGGTGACAAGCTGATGAAGGAAGGCAAGGCGTCGATGATCAACCAGCAGCCGGTCGGCACTGGTCCGTTCATCCTGAAGCGCTACCAGAAAGACGCGCAGATCCGTTACGCGGCCAACAAGCAGTACTGGAAAAAAGGCGACGTCAAGGTCGACAACCTGATTTTCGCGATCACCACCGACCCGTCGGTTCGTGCCCAGAAGATGAAGGCCGGCGAATGCCAGATCATGTCCTATCCGAAGCCACAGGATCTGGCCGGCATGAAGGCTGATCCGGCGCTGAAGATGCTGTCCGCTCCGGGTTTCAATATCGGTTATCTGGCCTACAACGTTGAAAAGCCGCAGCTGAAGAAGCTGGAAGTGCGTCAGGCACTGGACATGGCCATCAACCGCAAGGCGATCATCGATGCCGTGTACCAGGGCCAGGGCCAGGAAGCGGCTAACCCGTTCCCGGCGTCCTTGTGGTCGTACAACAAGTCGCTGCGCAACCAGCCGACCGATATCGCCAAGGCCAAGGCACTGCTGGCCAAGGCCGGCTACCCGAACGGCTTCGAGATCACGCTGTGGGCAATGCCGGTACAGCGTCCGTACAACCCGAACGCCAAGCTGATGGCGGAAATGATCCAGGCCGACTGGGCCAAGATCGGCGTCAAGGCCAAGATCACTTCCTACGAGTGGGGCGAATACCTCAAGCGCATGAAGAACGGCGAGCATGACGCCGGCCTGATCGGCTGGACCGGCGACTACGCCAGCCCGGACAACTTCCTCGGCGTGTTGCTGACCTGCGAAGCCATCGGCGGTTCCAACTACGCGCGCTACTGCAGCAAGGCCTTCGACAAGGAAGTGCTGGGCGCCCGCAAGAGCACCGACCTGAAGCAGCGCACCGCCATGTACGCGAAGGCCCAGGAAATCTTCAAGAAAGATATGCCTTGGTCGACCATCGCCCACTCGGTGGTGAACCAGCCGATGCGCAAGGAAGTGAACGGCTTCAAGATCAGCCCGTTCGGCGACTATTCCTTCAAGGGTGTTAGCGTCAAGTAA
- the iscR gene encoding Fe-S cluster assembly transcriptional regulator IscR, translated as MRLTTKGRFAVTAMLDLALREANGPVTLAGISERQGISLSYLEQLFGKLRRSQLVDSVRGPGGGYTLARTVQEISVADIIVAVDESVDATQCGGRENCHDNHRCMTHDLWTNLNLTIFDYLSKVSLASLVDAQRAKETCVVIDQRPQRRNGTCSEPLAGTI; from the coding sequence ATGCGCTTGACCACCAAAGGCCGCTTTGCCGTAACAGCCATGCTGGACCTCGCCCTGCGCGAAGCAAACGGTCCGGTGACGCTGGCCGGCATCAGCGAGCGCCAGGGCATTTCCCTGTCGTATCTCGAGCAATTATTTGGCAAGCTGCGCCGCTCGCAGCTGGTCGACAGCGTGCGCGGCCCCGGTGGCGGCTACACGCTGGCGCGCACCGTGCAGGAAATCTCCGTCGCCGACATCATCGTCGCGGTCGACGAATCGGTGGATGCCACCCAGTGCGGTGGCCGCGAGAACTGTCACGACAACCACCGCTGCATGACACACGACCTGTGGACCAACCTGAACCTGACCATTTTCGACTATCTGTCGAAAGTCAGCTTGGCCAGCCTGGTCGATGCGCAGCGCGCCAAAGAAACCTGCGTAGTAATAGATCAACGCCCACAACGCCGTAATGGCACCTGTAGCGAGCCTCTCGCCGGCACCATCTGA